The proteins below come from a single Notamacropus eugenii isolate mMacEug1 chromosome 7, mMacEug1.pri_v2, whole genome shotgun sequence genomic window:
- the LOC140513101 gene encoding afadin- and alpha-actinin-binding protein-like isoform X2, producing the protein MEETIQQLHKGQLNLYMEKEKLKRAAELDSLRGRQSQLQVQVDMCKEKIAAVEAREQELRDQNQRLQSELDKEQEEVKRLQLLLTTRGTLYDHELKKKEQELRKLKERVQLGERRDKRASIDILNTLNRMDGKRGPWRAGKADNKKEGELFRTVVANLEHQVAEISQENKKLKQFLGQMDRDVIRLLSFPQSDPSDDDGEVVPVDNADIIWRHWNSLKKEVERMKGNAPEEYLCRDPMSIITDQDKELAQLRQEIQQSRDLIVWQQQCFQDQINQTEDIPQDITGSYLLEEQLQLQEAKALFAQQQANFELERHRFTEAAIRLGHERRCFEQERAMFLKDWLLQQQPDHSLESPQLCPDVSAPQTPEQQLCPKSPAITLLSISNKRLGRNPPGKEAYRYQPSVQTLQEASGMMDKAFNILDHFFG; encoded by the exons ATGGAAGAG ACCATTCAACAACTCCATAAGGGCCAGTTGAACCTTTACATGGAGAAAGAGAAGCTAAAGAGGGCTGCAGAGTTGGATTCCCTTAGAGGTCGACAAAGCCAGCTCCAG gtccaggtGGATATGTGCAAGGAAAAGATTGCTGCTGTGGAAGCCAGAGAGCAGGAACTCCGAGACCAGAATCAAAGACTGCAGAGTGAACTGGAcaaggaacaggaagag GTGAAGCGGTTGCAGCTGTTGTTGACCACTCGGGGAACGTTGTATGACCATGAGCTGAAGAAGAAGGAACAGGAGCTCCGGAAGCTCAAGGAGAGAGTCCAGCTGGGAGAACGGAGGGACAAAAGAGCTT CTATCGACATTCTCAATACCTTGAACCGCATGGATGGGAAGAGGGGCCCATGGAGGGCAGGGAAGGCTGATAACAA gaaggaaggagagctgTTCCGGACTGTGGTGGCAAACCTAGAACACCAAGTGGCAGAAATTTCCCAGGAAAATAAAAAGTTGAAACAATTCTTAGGCCAGATGGATAGGGATGTGATCAGGCTGCTGAGCTTCCCCCAGAGTGACCCTTCT GATGATGATGGAGAAGTAGTTCCAGTTGACAATGCTGACATAATATGGAGACACTGGAATTCCCTCAAGAAGGAGGtggaaagaatgaagggaaatg CCCCAGAAGAATACCTCTGCAGGGACCCCATGAGTATCATCACAGACCAGGATAAAGAGCTGGCTCAGCTGCGTCAGGAGATCCAACAGAGCCGGGACCTTATTGTGTGGCAGCAACAGTGTTTCCAG GACCAGATAAACCAAACAGAAGACATTCCCCAAGACATCACAGGCTCATATCTCTTGGAGGAGCAGCTACAGCTTCAAGAGGCCAAGGCATTGTTTGCTCAACAGCAGGCTAACTTTGAGCTAGAAAGACATCGTTTTACAGAGGCTGCTATCCGTCTGGGTCATGAA CGTCGGTGCTTTGAGCAGGAACGGGCCATGTTCTTGAAGGACTGGCTGCTTCAGCAACAGCCAGATCATTCTCTAGAGAGTCCACAACTCTGTCCAGATGTATCAGCTCCTCAGA CCCCAGAGCAACAGCTATGCCCCAAAAGTCCTGCGATCACTCTCCTTTCCATAAGCAACAAAAGATTGGGCAGAAATCCTCCCGGCAAAGAAGCTTATCGATACCAACCCAGTGTACAGACTCTTCAAGAAGCTTCTG GCATGATGGACAAAGCATTTAACATTCTAGACCATTTTTTTGGATGA
- the LOC140513101 gene encoding afadin- and alpha-actinin-binding protein-like isoform X3: MEKEKLKRAAELDSLRGRQSQLQVQVDMCKEKIAAVEAREQELRDQNQRLQSELDKEQEEVKRLQLLLTTRGTLYDHELKKKEQELRKLKERVQLGERRDKRASIDILNTLNRMDGKRGPWRAGKADNKKEGELFRTVVANLEHQVAEISQENKKLKQFLGQMDRDVIRLLSFPQSDPSDDDGEVVPVDNADIIWRHWNSLKKEVERMKGNAPEEYLCRDPMSIITDQDKELAQLRQEIQQSRDLIVWQQQCFQDQINQTEDIPQDITGSYLLEEQLQLQEAKALFAQQQANFELERHRFTEAAIRLGHERRCFEQERAMFLKDWLLQQQPDHSLESPQLCPDVSAPQTPEQQLCPKSPAITLLSISNKRLGRNPPGKEAYRYQPSVQTLQEASGMMDKAFNILDHFFG; encoded by the exons ATGGAGAAAGAGAAGCTAAAGAGGGCTGCAGAGTTGGATTCCCTTAGAGGTCGACAAAGCCAGCTCCAG gtccaggtGGATATGTGCAAGGAAAAGATTGCTGCTGTGGAAGCCAGAGAGCAGGAACTCCGAGACCAGAATCAAAGACTGCAGAGTGAACTGGAcaaggaacaggaagag GTGAAGCGGTTGCAGCTGTTGTTGACCACTCGGGGAACGTTGTATGACCATGAGCTGAAGAAGAAGGAACAGGAGCTCCGGAAGCTCAAGGAGAGAGTCCAGCTGGGAGAACGGAGGGACAAAAGAGCTT CTATCGACATTCTCAATACCTTGAACCGCATGGATGGGAAGAGGGGCCCATGGAGGGCAGGGAAGGCTGATAACAA gaaggaaggagagctgTTCCGGACTGTGGTGGCAAACCTAGAACACCAAGTGGCAGAAATTTCCCAGGAAAATAAAAAGTTGAAACAATTCTTAGGCCAGATGGATAGGGATGTGATCAGGCTGCTGAGCTTCCCCCAGAGTGACCCTTCT GATGATGATGGAGAAGTAGTTCCAGTTGACAATGCTGACATAATATGGAGACACTGGAATTCCCTCAAGAAGGAGGtggaaagaatgaagggaaatg CCCCAGAAGAATACCTCTGCAGGGACCCCATGAGTATCATCACAGACCAGGATAAAGAGCTGGCTCAGCTGCGTCAGGAGATCCAACAGAGCCGGGACCTTATTGTGTGGCAGCAACAGTGTTTCCAG GACCAGATAAACCAAACAGAAGACATTCCCCAAGACATCACAGGCTCATATCTCTTGGAGGAGCAGCTACAGCTTCAAGAGGCCAAGGCATTGTTTGCTCAACAGCAGGCTAACTTTGAGCTAGAAAGACATCGTTTTACAGAGGCTGCTATCCGTCTGGGTCATGAA CGTCGGTGCTTTGAGCAGGAACGGGCCATGTTCTTGAAGGACTGGCTGCTTCAGCAACAGCCAGATCATTCTCTAGAGAGTCCACAACTCTGTCCAGATGTATCAGCTCCTCAGA CCCCAGAGCAACAGCTATGCCCCAAAAGTCCTGCGATCACTCTCCTTTCCATAAGCAACAAAAGATTGGGCAGAAATCCTCCCGGCAAAGAAGCTTATCGATACCAACCCAGTGTACAGACTCTTCAAGAAGCTTCTG GCATGATGGACAAAGCATTTAACATTCTAGACCATTTTTTTGGATGA
- the LOC140513101 gene encoding afadin- and alpha-actinin-binding protein-like isoform X1, whose product MEETIQQLHKGQLNLYMEKEKLKRAAELDSLRGRQSQLQVQVDMCKEKIAAVEAREQELRDQNQRLQSELDKEQEEVKRLQLLLTTRGTLYDHELKKKEQELRKLKERVQLGERRDKRASIDILNTLNRMDGKRGPWRAGKADNKKEGELFRTVVANLEHQVAEISQENKKLKQFLGQMDRDVIRLLSFPQSDPSDDDGEVVPVDNADIIWRHWNSLKKEVERMKGNVAENETHGGVQGVTCPSPIDTPEEYLCRDPMSIITDQDKELAQLRQEIQQSRDLIVWQQQCFQDQINQTEDIPQDITGSYLLEEQLQLQEAKALFAQQQANFELERHRFTEAAIRLGHERRCFEQERAMFLKDWLLQQQPDHSLESPQLCPDVSAPQTPEQQLCPKSPAITLLSISNKRLGRNPPGKEAYRYQPSVQTLQEASGMMDKAFNILDHFFG is encoded by the exons ATGGAAGAG ACCATTCAACAACTCCATAAGGGCCAGTTGAACCTTTACATGGAGAAAGAGAAGCTAAAGAGGGCTGCAGAGTTGGATTCCCTTAGAGGTCGACAAAGCCAGCTCCAG gtccaggtGGATATGTGCAAGGAAAAGATTGCTGCTGTGGAAGCCAGAGAGCAGGAACTCCGAGACCAGAATCAAAGACTGCAGAGTGAACTGGAcaaggaacaggaagag GTGAAGCGGTTGCAGCTGTTGTTGACCACTCGGGGAACGTTGTATGACCATGAGCTGAAGAAGAAGGAACAGGAGCTCCGGAAGCTCAAGGAGAGAGTCCAGCTGGGAGAACGGAGGGACAAAAGAGCTT CTATCGACATTCTCAATACCTTGAACCGCATGGATGGGAAGAGGGGCCCATGGAGGGCAGGGAAGGCTGATAACAA gaaggaaggagagctgTTCCGGACTGTGGTGGCAAACCTAGAACACCAAGTGGCAGAAATTTCCCAGGAAAATAAAAAGTTGAAACAATTCTTAGGCCAGATGGATAGGGATGTGATCAGGCTGCTGAGCTTCCCCCAGAGTGACCCTTCT GATGATGATGGAGAAGTAGTTCCAGTTGACAATGCTGACATAATATGGAGACACTGGAATTCCCTCAAGAAGGAGGtggaaagaatgaagggaaatg TTGCAGAAAATGAGACCCATGGAGGGGTCcaaggagtgacttgcccaagtccgATAGATA CCCCAGAAGAATACCTCTGCAGGGACCCCATGAGTATCATCACAGACCAGGATAAAGAGCTGGCTCAGCTGCGTCAGGAGATCCAACAGAGCCGGGACCTTATTGTGTGGCAGCAACAGTGTTTCCAG GACCAGATAAACCAAACAGAAGACATTCCCCAAGACATCACAGGCTCATATCTCTTGGAGGAGCAGCTACAGCTTCAAGAGGCCAAGGCATTGTTTGCTCAACAGCAGGCTAACTTTGAGCTAGAAAGACATCGTTTTACAGAGGCTGCTATCCGTCTGGGTCATGAA CGTCGGTGCTTTGAGCAGGAACGGGCCATGTTCTTGAAGGACTGGCTGCTTCAGCAACAGCCAGATCATTCTCTAGAGAGTCCACAACTCTGTCCAGATGTATCAGCTCCTCAGA CCCCAGAGCAACAGCTATGCCCCAAAAGTCCTGCGATCACTCTCCTTTCCATAAGCAACAAAAGATTGGGCAGAAATCCTCCCGGCAAAGAAGCTTATCGATACCAACCCAGTGTACAGACTCTTCAAGAAGCTTCTG GCATGATGGACAAAGCATTTAACATTCTAGACCATTTTTTTGGATGA
- the LOC140513101 gene encoding afadin- and alpha-actinin-binding protein-like isoform X4: MEKEKLKRAAELDSLRGRQSQLQVQVDMCKEKIAAVEAREQELRDQNQRLQSELDKEQEEVKRLQLLLTTRGTLYDHELKKKEQELRKLKERVQLGERRDKRASIDILNTLNRMDGKRGPWRAGKADNKKEGELFRTVVANLEHQVAEISQENKKLKQFLGQMDRDVIRLLSFPQSDPSDDDGEVVPVDNADIIWRHWNSLKKEVERMKGNAPEEYLCRDPMSIITDQDKELAQLRQEIQQSRDLIVWQQQCFQDQINQTEDIPQDITGSYLLEEQLQLQEAKALFAQQQANFELERHRFTEAAIRLGHERRCFEQERAMFLKDWLLQQQPDHSLESPQLCPDVSAPQTPEQQLCPKSPAITLLSISNKRLGRNPPGKEAYRYQPSVQTLQEASEYPVVFYRHDGQSI, from the exons ATGGAGAAAGAGAAGCTAAAGAGGGCTGCAGAGTTGGATTCCCTTAGAGGTCGACAAAGCCAGCTCCAG gtccaggtGGATATGTGCAAGGAAAAGATTGCTGCTGTGGAAGCCAGAGAGCAGGAACTCCGAGACCAGAATCAAAGACTGCAGAGTGAACTGGAcaaggaacaggaagag GTGAAGCGGTTGCAGCTGTTGTTGACCACTCGGGGAACGTTGTATGACCATGAGCTGAAGAAGAAGGAACAGGAGCTCCGGAAGCTCAAGGAGAGAGTCCAGCTGGGAGAACGGAGGGACAAAAGAGCTT CTATCGACATTCTCAATACCTTGAACCGCATGGATGGGAAGAGGGGCCCATGGAGGGCAGGGAAGGCTGATAACAA gaaggaaggagagctgTTCCGGACTGTGGTGGCAAACCTAGAACACCAAGTGGCAGAAATTTCCCAGGAAAATAAAAAGTTGAAACAATTCTTAGGCCAGATGGATAGGGATGTGATCAGGCTGCTGAGCTTCCCCCAGAGTGACCCTTCT GATGATGATGGAGAAGTAGTTCCAGTTGACAATGCTGACATAATATGGAGACACTGGAATTCCCTCAAGAAGGAGGtggaaagaatgaagggaaatg CCCCAGAAGAATACCTCTGCAGGGACCCCATGAGTATCATCACAGACCAGGATAAAGAGCTGGCTCAGCTGCGTCAGGAGATCCAACAGAGCCGGGACCTTATTGTGTGGCAGCAACAGTGTTTCCAG GACCAGATAAACCAAACAGAAGACATTCCCCAAGACATCACAGGCTCATATCTCTTGGAGGAGCAGCTACAGCTTCAAGAGGCCAAGGCATTGTTTGCTCAACAGCAGGCTAACTTTGAGCTAGAAAGACATCGTTTTACAGAGGCTGCTATCCGTCTGGGTCATGAA CGTCGGTGCTTTGAGCAGGAACGGGCCATGTTCTTGAAGGACTGGCTGCTTCAGCAACAGCCAGATCATTCTCTAGAGAGTCCACAACTCTGTCCAGATGTATCAGCTCCTCAGA CCCCAGAGCAACAGCTATGCCCCAAAAGTCCTGCGATCACTCTCCTTTCCATAAGCAACAAAAGATTGGGCAGAAATCCTCCCGGCAAAGAAGCTTATCGATACCAACCCAGTGTACAGACTCTTCAAGAAGCTTCTG AATACCCTGTGGTTTTTTACAGGCATGATGGACAAAGCATTTAA